A genomic stretch from Candidatus Methanomassiliicoccus intestinalis Issoire-Mx1 includes:
- the hisD gene encoding histidinol dehydrogenase, with protein sequence MWSKVNISEWTARRKGTLSEVRQPVEDIINNVRNNGDSALFELTERFDKVKRDSIKVSREEIEKAYESVDPSLIEALKTSKKNIEAFHLMQRPSDMWLKEVCPGLTLGVKTTPLESVGAYIPGGRASYPSTVLMCTVPAKVAGVRKVVCCTPPPINPLTLVAADLAGVDEIYAVGGAQAIAAMALGTESVEPVQKIVGPGNVFVTTAKFMLKDTVEIDFPAGPSEIAILADETADPEFAAADIMAQAEHDPNAACILVTTSQKLADSVGSEIEKMLPLAQRKEIIEKSLNNAGYVVSDSLSDAIDSINEIAPEHLSIQVADPLSALNKIKHAGSIFVGRYAPVACGDYASGTNHVLPTAGYASTYSGLDVMHFMKRSSVQIIEREGLDRIGDTVETLSSAEGLFAHCNSVKIRRQN encoded by the coding sequence ATGTGGAGCAAAGTAAACATCAGCGAATGGACGGCAAGGCGTAAGGGTACCCTTTCCGAAGTACGGCAGCCCGTTGAAGATATAATCAATAATGTACGGAATAATGGAGATTCTGCATTATTTGAGCTCACAGAACGTTTTGACAAAGTCAAACGCGACTCCATCAAAGTGAGCCGTGAAGAGATCGAGAAAGCTTATGAGTCTGTAGACCCAAGCCTGATTGAAGCTCTTAAGACATCAAAAAAGAATATTGAAGCTTTTCATCTTATGCAGCGCCCGTCTGACATGTGGCTGAAGGAAGTGTGTCCTGGTTTGACTCTCGGTGTAAAAACGACACCTCTTGAAAGTGTAGGTGCATATATTCCGGGAGGCAGGGCATCATACCCATCAACCGTTTTGATGTGTACTGTTCCAGCAAAAGTCGCCGGTGTCAGGAAAGTAGTCTGCTGCACACCGCCGCCTATTAATCCACTCACTCTTGTAGCAGCTGATCTGGCAGGTGTGGATGAGATTTATGCTGTCGGCGGAGCTCAGGCAATAGCCGCCATGGCTCTGGGAACTGAAAGTGTAGAACCTGTTCAGAAAATCGTGGGACCAGGAAATGTCTTTGTTACAACTGCTAAATTTATGCTGAAAGATACTGTGGAGATTGATTTCCCGGCCGGACCATCTGAAATAGCCATACTTGCAGATGAGACCGCAGATCCTGAATTTGCAGCAGCTGACATCATGGCTCAGGCAGAACACGATCCAAATGCAGCCTGCATTCTTGTAACGACCAGCCAGAAACTTGCTGACAGCGTTGGTTCAGAAATTGAAAAAATGCTCCCGCTGGCTCAGAGAAAAGAAATAATCGAAAAGTCACTCAACAATGCCGGTTATGTCGTGTCCGACAGTCTTTCTGATGCCATCGACTCAATTAATGAAATAGCACCTGAACATCTTTCAATACAGGTAGCTGATCCCTTGTCAGCTTTGAATAAGATAAAGCACGCCGGTTCAATCTTCGTAGGAAGATATGCTCCGGTGGCCTGCGGGGATTATGCTTCCGGGACAAATCATGTATTGCCCACTGCAGGATATGCGTCAACATATTCTGGACTTGACGTGATGCACTTCATGAAGAGATCTTCAGTCCAGATCATTGAAAGAGAAGGTCTGGATAGAATCGGGGACACAGTCGAAACATTGTCTTCTGCGGAGGGTTTATTTGCACACTGCAACTCAGTCAAAATCAGAAGGCAAAACTGA
- a CDS encoding peptidylprolyl isomerase, protein MATKVRAAHILVSSQLRAQQLIGRIRNGESFEALAKEYSACPSKANGGDLGYFERGQMVKPFEDAAFNGKAGEIVGPVKTDFGYHVIKIIDVQ, encoded by the coding sequence ATGGCAACAAAAGTTCGTGCAGCCCATATACTTGTAAGCAGTCAGCTTAGAGCCCAGCAGCTAATCGGCCGTATAAGAAACGGTGAAAGTTTTGAAGCACTTGCCAAAGAGTACTCAGCATGCCCGTCTAAAGCAAATGGCGGAGATCTTGGATACTTTGAACGCGGACAAATGGTAAAACCATTCGAGGATGCAGCGTTCAATGGAAAAGCTGGTGAGATCGTAGGACCTGTAAAGACAGACTTCGGCTATCATGTCATAAAAATCATTGACGTACAATGA
- a CDS encoding YbaN family protein, with amino-acid sequence MKRTVCTILGTIAVMLGAVGIVLPVMPTVPFILAAAALFSAGNPKMHDWLINTKHFGPFIENYQSGRGIPRQLKFKTLVFLWIMLSISMFFTYKNSIVLLILIIVGILVSVHILTIKTQTTAD; translated from the coding sequence ATGAAACGAACTGTATGTACAATACTGGGAACGATTGCAGTAATGCTCGGAGCGGTTGGAATCGTGCTGCCGGTTATGCCTACGGTGCCGTTTATTCTTGCAGCCGCTGCTTTGTTCAGTGCCGGAAATCCCAAAATGCATGACTGGCTTATAAATACCAAACATTTCGGACCGTTTATTGAAAATTACCAGAGCGGCAGAGGAATTCCCAGGCAACTGAAATTTAAAACTCTGGTATTCTTATGGATCATGCTGAGTATTTCGATGTTTTTTACATATAAGAATTCAATTGTGCTGCTCATCTTAATAATCGTAGGAATACTCGTCAGCGTGCATATTTTAACTATCAAAACTCAGACAACGGCTGATTAA
- a CDS encoding YbbN family protein gives MMDRLIYFWGRECPHCAKLHPVVEDASKEIAQPIEQLEVWHSAENAQLMESYSKQVESSCGSGLGVPTLYNEKTGKAICGDRLSKENIIDWANER, from the coding sequence ATGATGGATAGACTGATTTACTTTTGGGGCAGAGAATGCCCACACTGCGCAAAACTGCATCCAGTCGTAGAAGATGCATCAAAGGAAATAGCTCAGCCTATTGAACAACTCGAAGTGTGGCATTCTGCAGAAAACGCTCAATTGATGGAGTCGTACTCAAAACAAGTAGAGAGCTCATGCGGAAGCGGCCTCGGTGTCCCAACACTGTACAATGAGAAGACTGGCAAGGCCATATGCGGCGACCGCCTGTCTAAAGAGAATATTATCGATTGGGCAAATGAAAGGTAA
- a CDS encoding 2-oxo acid dehydrogenase subunit E2 produces the protein MEYAPHNRLSVLTTLTSAMDATALFCMKEKVKKYAEEVKCVKIDYAPFVMKAVVAALKKHPDLNSCIDRDRLFVQNIYDIEIFGSVIKDADKKDMFTIAYELEHRPVYSQPTFAILPYGVKGETYPIIIPTSSEVCVLGVSMIYNDFSLSGSGLVNSKIIYASLVFDSSYVSREEASGFMADLNMFMENPEISLLDI, from the coding sequence ATGGAATATGCACCACATAACAGACTTTCTGTACTTACGACACTGACTTCAGCAATGGACGCAACAGCCTTATTCTGTATGAAAGAGAAGGTAAAAAAATATGCTGAAGAGGTAAAGTGCGTCAAAATCGACTATGCGCCCTTTGTCATGAAAGCAGTAGTTGCAGCTCTTAAGAAACATCCGGACTTGAATTCATGCATAGACAGGGACAGATTATTCGTTCAGAATATCTATGATATTGAAATATTCGGTTCAGTGATAAAAGATGCAGATAAGAAAGATATGTTCACCATTGCATATGAGCTGGAACACAGACCGGTGTATTCCCAGCCTACCTTTGCAATTCTGCCCTATGGGGTAAAAGGTGAAACTTACCCCATAATCATACCGACTTCTTCTGAAGTCTGTGTTCTCGGTGTGAGTATGATCTACAATGACTTCTCATTGTCGGGAAGCGGTCTTGTGAACAGTAAGATAATCTATGCCTCGCTTGTATTTGATTCATCATATGTATCAAGGGAGGAGGCCTCTGGATTCATGGCAGACCTCAATATGTTTATGGAGAATCCAGAAATATCGCTGTTGGATATCTGA
- a CDS encoding DUF2769 domain-containing protein: MDKFEDKCTNLKGMDDQERTGNVEEMEKKCICPDCPTYNSCASSNKEYLYCFKGGSPCITDKKRCICPDCPVYESSGLRNVFYCINGSEAEIRDSH, translated from the coding sequence ATGGACAAATTCGAAGACAAATGTACGAATTTGAAAGGCATGGATGATCAGGAAAGGACAGGTAACGTAGAGGAAATGGAGAAAAAGTGCATATGCCCTGATTGTCCTACATATAACAGCTGTGCTTCATCCAATAAAGAATATCTATATTGTTTCAAAGGCGGAAGCCCCTGCATAACTGACAAAAAAAGATGCATATGCCCTGATTGCCCCGTGTACGAGTCGTCAGGTCTTAGAAACGTATTTTATTGTATAAACGGTTCCGAGGCCGAGATTAGAGATAGCCACTAA
- a CDS encoding DUF2769 domain-containing protein — protein sequence MKSIQDLNRLSPEKRKEAIADMRSKCACPSCPTYTECAAERKETTFCFYGKSLDCINREISCKCPKCPVHEEYGFRKKYYCTKGGESTAPKRL from the coding sequence ATGAAAAGTATTCAGGATTTAAACCGCCTCAGCCCTGAGAAGAGAAAGGAAGCAATAGCTGACATGCGCAGCAAGTGCGCATGTCCCTCCTGCCCCACATATACTGAATGTGCTGCAGAGAGAAAAGAGACTACATTTTGTTTCTATGGGAAATCGTTAGACTGCATAAACAGGGAAATTTCCTGCAAATGCCCCAAATGTCCGGTTCATGAGGAGTATGGGTTCCGAAAAAAATACTATTGTACTAAAGGCGGAGAGAGCACAGCTCCTAAACGCCTCTGA
- a CDS encoding methanogenesis marker 2 protein, whose translation MDLVTLAAEIKSFHGVTRKKTISNVVDFFPSIPQENILAAYGEDCAVIMHNGSELLLAADGIMESLMKLHPFYAGYFAVLVNIHDVAAMGGIPLAMVDIVSSKDEKVCAEVMKGMESAVRKFGVPIVGGHTHPDCEYNAIDVAILGTVDAGNAIFSHTAEPGDDIIMAMDLDGFFPETLPYAWDTTSKKSAEHCREQLLLMNKIGKLHLAKSAKDISNPGCLGTLGMLLETSGAGGDVYVDKIPMPLNEDSIQWMKAYQGCGYVLTCSSNNSQKIIDVFAEGGLDAAVVGTVNDSKKLILKDNTQNVLLFDFSVEKITGCDPTKLPSNVKIKR comes from the coding sequence ATGGATTTAGTAACCCTGGCTGCGGAGATTAAATCATTTCACGGGGTAACACGAAAGAAAACAATATCTAACGTAGTCGATTTCTTTCCTTCCATACCACAGGAAAACATATTGGCTGCATACGGAGAAGACTGTGCTGTAATTATGCACAACGGGAGTGAGCTCCTGTTGGCTGCGGATGGCATAATGGAATCGCTTATGAAACTTCATCCGTTTTATGCAGGTTATTTTGCAGTTCTTGTTAACATTCATGATGTGGCAGCCATGGGCGGAATACCGCTAGCGATGGTTGACATTGTATCCTCAAAAGATGAAAAAGTCTGTGCTGAAGTTATGAAGGGCATGGAATCTGCAGTGAGGAAGTTTGGAGTTCCGATAGTCGGAGGTCATACACATCCAGACTGTGAATACAATGCGATTGATGTGGCAATCTTAGGCACCGTTGATGCAGGCAACGCTATCTTTTCTCATACGGCAGAACCAGGAGACGATATCATCATGGCAATGGATCTGGACGGGTTTTTCCCTGAGACTCTTCCTTATGCCTGGGACACTACTTCCAAAAAGTCAGCTGAACACTGCCGCGAGCAGCTGCTTTTAATGAATAAAATAGGAAAGCTTCATCTTGCAAAATCTGCTAAAGATATAAGCAATCCAGGGTGCCTTGGGACCTTGGGAATGCTGCTGGAAACCAGCGGGGCAGGCGGGGATGTTTATGTTGACAAAATACCGATGCCGCTGAACGAGGATTCCATTCAATGGATGAAAGCCTATCAGGGATGCGGGTATGTCTTAACCTGCAGTTCAAATAATTCTCAAAAAATAATTGACGTTTTTGCAGAAGGTGGATTGGATGCTGCAGTCGTTGGTACAGTAAATGATTCTAAAAAACTCATTCTGAAAGACAACACTCAGAACGTCTTACTCTTTGACTTTTCAGTAGAGAAAATAACAGGCTGCGATCCCACTAAACTTCCTTCGAATGTAAAAATAAAGCGCTAG
- a CDS encoding ABC transporter ATP-binding protein: protein MICHPHTDNAGVAAVALEIKDLVFGYGERKVLDGFSFKAAGNKVISILGPNGVGKTTLLKCICGFIKPQSGSVEVDGKNIRDMSSRELARHIGYVPQKCPVPHTTVFDAVLIGRRPYIEWGAASRDIQITWEAIDVLGLTDLALRYADELSGGEFQKVQIARAMVQEPSVLILDEPTNNLDIANQHMTMHMVMDAVNSRGICTIMTMHDINLAVHYSDMLLFVKNGKIAGYGSSEIITEELIRDVYGMDVDIIDHLGTPFVIPKKGYQHFHKHPHSAEDHLLEGYAGTEFIE from the coding sequence ATGATATGCCATCCACATACAGATAATGCGGGCGTGGCGGCAGTGGCTCTCGAAATAAAGGACTTAGTTTTTGGATATGGGGAGAGAAAAGTATTGGACGGCTTTTCATTTAAAGCTGCAGGCAACAAGGTCATCTCAATACTCGGCCCAAACGGAGTCGGAAAAACCACGCTCTTGAAATGTATATGCGGATTTATCAAGCCACAGTCTGGTTCAGTAGAGGTTGACGGGAAAAACATCAGAGACATGTCTTCAAGGGAACTTGCCAGACACATAGGGTATGTGCCTCAGAAATGCCCCGTTCCTCATACAACGGTATTCGATGCGGTTCTGATAGGAAGACGACCGTATATTGAATGGGGAGCAGCAAGCAGAGATATACAGATCACTTGGGAAGCCATAGACGTGCTCGGGCTGACGGATCTCGCTCTCAGATATGCAGACGAACTGAGCGGCGGGGAATTTCAAAAAGTCCAGATTGCAAGAGCCATGGTTCAGGAACCGAGCGTGCTGATACTGGATGAACCTACGAACAATCTGGACATTGCAAATCAGCACATGACTATGCATATGGTCATGGATGCTGTAAATTCCCGAGGCATATGCACCATTATGACGATGCACGACATAAATCTGGCCGTACATTATTCAGATATGCTGCTGTTTGTCAAGAATGGAAAAATTGCCGGCTATGGCAGTTCAGAGATAATCACTGAAGAGCTTATCAGAGATGTATACGGAATGGATGTAGACATAATCGATCATCTTGGAACTCCGTTTGTAATACCAAAGAAAGGGTATCAGCATTTTCACAAACATCCGCACAGTGCAGAAGATCATCTCTTGGAAGGATATGCTGGCACAGAGTTTATTGAGTGA
- a CDS encoding ribbon-helix-helix domain-containing protein, with protein sequence MDGERISLRLESEDLEILDEFIESHPEYSNRSNLARVAIREYIETSDGTNPKTRSLGEREVIVKIPKALHKALSKIVDDGFFDSIEEAVIDSIRKEYLNTQEMMDVAHKAQVNNDTVEIIDR encoded by the coding sequence ATGGATGGGGAAAGAATATCACTGCGGTTGGAATCAGAAGATCTGGAGATTCTTGATGAATTCATTGAGAGTCATCCAGAGTACTCAAACCGTTCCAATCTCGCAAGGGTAGCAATTCGCGAATACATAGAAACCTCAGATGGCACAAATCCTAAAACTCGTTCATTGGGCGAGCGTGAAGTCATCGTTAAAATTCCAAAAGCACTGCACAAGGCTCTTTCAAAAATTGTTGACGATGGTTTCTTCGATTCTATCGAAGAAGCGGTTATTGACAGTATCAGAAAAGAATACCTGAATACGCAGGAAATGATGGATGTAGCGCATAAAGCTCAGGTGAATAACGATACGGTTGAAATCATAGACAGATAA